A single window of Desulfobulbaceae bacterium DNA harbors:
- the lepA gene encoding elongation factor 4, whose translation MNNIRNFSIIAHIDHGKSTLADRMIQACKMVTDREFKDQLLDNMDIERERGITIKSQTICLPYKAADGQEYILNLVDTPGHVDFSYEVSRALSSCEGAVLLIDAAQGVEAQTLANLYLAMENNLEIIPVLNKIDLPAADPDAVAIQVEDDLGLDAERIVLCSAKTGQGVDLLLEAIVKYLPPPKGDPTAPLSALIFDASYDAFRGTIISCRIIDGEIKAGDTIKFMSTDTAYRVEEVGLFHLTRTPKKKLTAGNVGYIIAGVKTVRDTRPGDTITHKDRPCAKALPGFKPIQQVVYSSLYPISTDEYENLAAAMDKLQLNDAALSFQKDSSSALGFGFRCGFLGLLHLEVVQERLEREFDIPLILTVPTVSYHFYLNDGAMVEIDNPSYFPDPSTIARTEEPYIKANILIPERYMGALMTLCMERRAENTHYHYPTPGRIEFTAELPLAEVIYDFYDKLKSITQGYGSFDYHLMDYRQSDLVKLDILVNGERVDALSQLTHRARSRERGLHACEKLQEEIPRQMFKIAIQAAIGGNVIARTTIAALRKDVLAKCYGGDISRKRKLLEKQKAGKKRMKTVGNVDIPQTAFLAVLKSDQT comes from the coding sequence ATGAACAACATCCGTAATTTTAGCATCATCGCCCATATCGACCACGGGAAATCCACCCTCGCCGACCGAATGATCCAGGCCTGCAAGATGGTAACCGACCGAGAGTTCAAAGACCAGCTTCTGGACAATATGGACATCGAGCGAGAGCGAGGGATTACCATCAAGAGCCAAACAATTTGCCTGCCTTACAAGGCCGCCGATGGCCAGGAATACATCTTGAACCTGGTTGACACGCCTGGCCACGTCGACTTCAGCTACGAAGTATCGCGCGCCCTCTCCTCCTGCGAAGGAGCGGTGCTTCTCATTGACGCAGCCCAAGGGGTCGAGGCCCAAACGCTGGCAAACCTCTACCTGGCCATGGAAAACAATCTCGAGATCATCCCGGTGCTGAACAAGATCGACCTGCCCGCAGCCGACCCTGATGCCGTCGCCATTCAGGTAGAAGACGACCTTGGGCTGGATGCGGAACGGATCGTCCTCTGCTCGGCCAAAACGGGTCAGGGTGTCGACCTCCTGCTGGAAGCAATTGTCAAATATCTGCCTCCTCCTAAAGGTGACCCCACAGCCCCCCTGTCCGCCCTGATCTTCGACGCAAGCTACGACGCCTTCCGAGGCACCATTATCTCCTGCCGGATCATCGATGGCGAAATCAAGGCCGGTGACACCATCAAATTCATGTCAACGGACACGGCCTACAGGGTCGAAGAGGTTGGCCTCTTTCATCTGACCCGTACCCCCAAGAAAAAACTCACTGCCGGCAACGTCGGCTACATCATCGCCGGGGTCAAGACAGTGCGCGACACCCGACCAGGCGACACCATTACTCACAAGGATCGCCCCTGCGCTAAGGCGCTCCCCGGATTCAAACCGATTCAACAGGTAGTATATTCGTCACTCTACCCTATCTCCACCGATGAATACGAGAATCTGGCTGCGGCCATGGACAAACTCCAACTAAACGACGCCGCACTCTCGTTCCAGAAAGATTCGTCATCAGCCTTAGGTTTCGGGTTCCGCTGCGGCTTCCTCGGCCTCCTCCACCTGGAGGTCGTCCAGGAACGACTGGAACGCGAATTCGATATCCCGCTGATCCTCACCGTGCCTACGGTCAGCTATCATTTCTACTTAAATGACGGCGCCATGGTGGAGATCGACAACCCGTCCTACTTCCCGGACCCAAGCACCATCGCCCGGACGGAGGAGCCATACATCAAGGCAAACATCCTGATCCCCGAGCGCTACATGGGGGCCTTGATGACTCTGTGCATGGAGCGACGAGCCGAAAATACTCACTACCACTACCCAACGCCGGGCCGGATCGAGTTCACCGCCGAACTGCCCTTGGCCGAAGTCATCTATGATTTTTACGACAAACTGAAATCGATCACTCAAGGGTACGGTTCCTTCGATTATCATCTGATGGACTACCGTCAGAGCGACTTGGTTAAGCTCGACATCCTGGTCAACGGAGAACGGGTCGATGCCCTCTCCCAGCTTACTCATCGGGCCCGCTCCAGAGAGAGAGGCCTGCATGCCTGCGAGAAACTTCAGGAAGAGATCCCGCGCCAGATGTTCAAAATCGCCATCCAGGCAGCTATTGGCGGCAACGTCATCGCCCGGACCACGATTGCCGCACTACGCAAGGACGTACTCGCCAAGTGTTACGGCGGCGATATCTCCAGGAAACGAAAGTTGCTCGAAAAACAGAAGGCCGGAAAAAAGAGGATGAAGACAGTCGGCAATGTTGACATCCCGCAGACAGCCTTCCTGGCGGTATTGAAATCCGACCAGACCTAA
- a CDS encoding IS4 family transposase, with amino-acid sequence MYTGKLIFSQVMEHLPLHVFHQCVARYQGDFKVQEFSCLDQYLCMAFAQLTYRESLRDIEACLRAQKNKLYHMGIRSSVSRNNLANANKVRDWHIYADLAHSLIPTARKLYVNDNFALELENTVYALDATTIDLCLSMFPWANFRKSKGAIKLHTLLDLRGNIPTFIHISDGKLHEVNTLDILPLEVGAFYVMDRGYLDFARLYAISQHSAFFVIRAKSNLKYRRVYSHQIDRSTGLICDQSVMLTGFYQGKDYPDKLRRVKYHDAKTDKTLVFLTNNFSLPAMTIAELYRNRWQVELFFKWIKQNLRIKTFYGTSENAVKAQIWIAVSVYLLVAIMKKRLKIEASLYTILQVLSVTIFERMPLLQALTKEEYTTNAESESKQLLLFS; translated from the coding sequence ATGTACACCGGAAAACTCATTTTCTCTCAAGTAATGGAGCATCTTCCGCTCCACGTTTTTCACCAATGCGTCGCTCGCTATCAGGGCGATTTCAAAGTCCAGGAATTTTCCTGTCTCGATCAGTATTTGTGCATGGCCTTCGCCCAATTAACCTATCGAGAAAGCCTGCGAGATATCGAAGCCTGCCTTCGCGCTCAGAAGAACAAACTCTACCATATGGGCATTCGATCTTCTGTTTCTCGCAACAACTTGGCCAATGCCAACAAAGTCCGCGATTGGCATATCTACGCCGATCTTGCCCACTCTCTCATCCCGACCGCCAGAAAACTCTATGTCAACGACAACTTTGCTTTGGAATTGGAGAATACAGTCTACGCCCTGGATGCCACCACGATCGACCTGTGTCTCTCCATGTTCCCATGGGCCAACTTCCGCAAAAGCAAAGGGGCTATCAAGCTACACACTTTGCTGGATCTGCGGGGCAATATCCCGACCTTTATCCACATCTCCGACGGCAAACTGCACGAAGTCAATACCCTGGATATCCTGCCATTGGAGGTTGGGGCATTCTACGTGATGGATCGGGGGTATTTGGACTTTGCACGGCTGTACGCCATCTCGCAACACAGTGCTTTTTTCGTGATCCGTGCCAAGTCCAACCTCAAATACCGTCGAGTCTATTCGCACCAGATAGACCGGAGCACCGGTCTGATCTGCGACCAATCAGTTATGCTCACAGGGTTCTACCAAGGCAAAGATTATCCAGACAAACTGCGCCGGGTGAAGTATCACGACGCCAAGACAGACAAAACATTGGTTTTTTTGACCAACAACTTTTCTCTACCAGCCATGACCATTGCCGAACTGTATCGGAATCGCTGGCAAGTAGAACTGTTTTTCAAATGGATCAAGCAAAACCTGCGCATCAAAACTTTCTACGGGACGTCAGAAAATGCGGTCAAGGCTCAGATTTGGATCGCCGTGTCAGTTTATCTGCTCGTTGCCATTATGAAAAAACGGCTCAAAATTGAGGCCAGTCTTTACACAATTTTACAGGTCTTAAGCGTGACCATCTTCGAACGAATGCCGTTATTACAGGCACTTACAAAAGAAGAATACACAACCAATGCCGAATCAGAATCTAAGCAGCTGTTATTATTCAGCTAA
- a CDS encoding class I SAM-dependent methyltransferase, with product MPHTIDDERDILFGVINRFIGYFTHDSQRQSENDPESEYPFVAMDTRQVYAQIACVRQALAESGQHSQDRPAFLDIGCGIGNVLLFADQMEFDVYGLEKDPFPCSVAIKIHGPERVALQDIWEFEGYSRFDVIYYFRPFHDGALERRFERFIEEQLKPGGILIANRKMDHSIDSDPRFRRLHPEMPIWIKS from the coding sequence ATGCCACACACCATTGATGACGAACGTGACATCCTCTTCGGGGTCATCAACCGCTTTATCGGTTATTTCACCCATGACTCCCAGCGCCAGAGCGAGAACGATCCCGAGTCAGAATACCCCTTCGTAGCCATGGATACCCGCCAGGTCTACGCCCAGATCGCCTGCGTCCGTCAAGCCCTTGCCGAATCCGGCCAGCACTCTCAGGACCGCCCCGCCTTTCTTGATATCGGCTGCGGCATCGGCAATGTTCTGCTCTTTGCCGATCAAATGGAGTTTGACGTCTACGGCCTGGAAAAAGACCCCTTTCCCTGCTCCGTCGCCATCAAGATCCACGGCCCGGAACGAGTGGCACTGCAGGATATCTGGGAGTTCGAAGGGTATTCACGGTTTGATGTCATCTACTATTTCCGACCCTTCCATGATGGCGCCCTGGAACGCCGCTTCGAGCGCTTCATCGAAGAACAGTTGAAGCCAGGCGGCATCCTGATCGCCAACCGTAAGATGGACCACAGCATCGACAGTGACCCGAGATTTCGTCGCCTCCATCCCGAGATGCCCATCTGGATCAAGAGCTGA
- a CDS encoding aminoacyl-tRNA hydrolase → MLKITPSLFIPEQELWFTVSRSPGPGGQNVNKVNSRVTLWFDLAASPSLSDQQKAQIRQRLATRINKEDRLWLVAFAERSQHANKEAVLSRFVTLLSNALAEDKPRHQTKVPYSSRRKRLDAKKHRSTLKQKSRRSVTDEE, encoded by the coding sequence ATGCTCAAGATCACCCCATCTCTCTTCATCCCCGAACAGGAGCTGTGGTTCACGGTCTCACGCAGCCCAGGGCCTGGAGGCCAGAACGTCAACAAAGTCAACAGCCGAGTTACACTCTGGTTCGACCTTGCGGCATCCCCTTCCCTCTCAGACCAGCAAAAGGCCCAGATCCGGCAGCGCTTAGCCACCCGGATCAACAAGGAAGACCGGCTGTGGCTGGTGGCCTTTGCCGAGAGGAGCCAGCACGCCAACAAGGAGGCCGTGCTCTCTCGCTTCGTTACCCTGCTGAGCAACGCCTTAGCTGAAGACAAACCCCGTCATCAGACTAAAGTACCTTATTCATCACGACGGAAGCGCCTTGACGCCAAGAAACACCGCTCCACCCTCAAACAAAAAAGCCGCCGCTCGGTCACTGACGAAGAATAA
- a CDS encoding DUF2786 domain-containing protein, protein MPTLNHDHYTTLWTRQLLHEFEDICSRYQVTLPTPTIEIFTANRRMGEWREASQTIRINHELIATRSWSVTINIFKHEMAHQLCRAWGYQDAGHGPRFEEACLRLGVPPVYRTARGDSPEIFEELESDSQLVNEGRRFFSKVEKLLALGRSTNEHEAALAMEKANELIAKYNLKLSADDTDRRYRCSVINTGKQRIHGWQRSIAAILRDYFYVKVIQAETYDPLRDLRCKTIELFGLAENVAVAEYCYHFLERELNFLWQQNKGRFPGTTITEKNSYYLGVLSGFQQKLKSQRLPSTPAAPAAQASASALTVAADHGLNNFIAMCYPRLRTIRHVGPKIYRTTFQHGTADGKNIVLHKGVENHDGNRGRFLPSTHDE, encoded by the coding sequence ATGCCTACCCTTAATCACGATCACTACACCACACTCTGGACACGACAGCTCCTGCATGAATTCGAAGACATCTGCTCTCGCTATCAGGTCACATTACCGACCCCGACCATCGAGATCTTTACCGCCAACCGCCGAATGGGCGAATGGCGCGAAGCCTCGCAGACCATCCGCATCAACCATGAGCTGATTGCCACCCGTTCCTGGTCAGTGACTATCAATATTTTCAAGCATGAGATGGCCCACCAACTCTGCAGGGCCTGGGGATACCAGGATGCCGGCCACGGACCTCGTTTTGAAGAGGCCTGCCTTCGCCTCGGCGTGCCACCGGTCTACCGAACCGCTCGCGGCGACAGTCCGGAAATATTTGAGGAACTGGAAAGCGACTCGCAACTAGTCAACGAGGGCCGCCGCTTCTTCTCCAAGGTGGAAAAACTTCTGGCACTCGGCCGCTCGACTAACGAACATGAAGCGGCGCTGGCCATGGAGAAAGCCAACGAACTGATCGCCAAATATAACCTTAAACTCTCGGCAGACGATACCGACCGTCGCTATCGCTGCTCCGTCATCAACACCGGCAAACAACGAATCCATGGCTGGCAACGCTCAATTGCCGCCATCCTGCGCGATTATTTCTACGTCAAGGTAATCCAGGCCGAGACCTATGACCCTCTCCGGGACCTTCGCTGTAAGACCATCGAGCTTTTCGGTCTGGCTGAAAACGTGGCCGTAGCCGAATACTGCTACCATTTTCTGGAGCGAGAACTCAATTTTCTGTGGCAACAGAACAAAGGACGGTTCCCCGGCACCACCATCACCGAAAAAAACAGCTATTACCTTGGGGTGCTCAGCGGCTTCCAACAGAAGCTGAAAAGTCAGCGGCTTCCTTCGACGCCAGCCGCCCCTGCCGCACAGGCCAGCGCCAGCGCCCTCACCGTGGCCGCGGATCACGGGTTAAACAACTTCATCGCCATGTGCTACCCGCGACTCCGGACCATCCGCCATGTCGGCCCCAAAATCTACCGCACCACCTTTCAACACGGCACGGCCGACGGCAAGAACATCGTCCTCCACAAAGGGGTAGAAAACCATGATGGCAATCGGGGCAGATTTCTCCCGTCCACCCATGATGAGTGA
- a CDS encoding 4-oxalocrotonate tautomerase family protein yields the protein MPIVTIKLAKGRPVGLKRTLVQAVTAAVASSLDLKPELVSVLLEEFERENWSTGGELHSDKYGGGYGHQ from the coding sequence ATGCCGATTGTAACTATAAAATTAGCCAAGGGACGGCCTGTGGGACTGAAAAGAACACTTGTGCAGGCTGTAACAGCAGCGGTTGCATCTTCACTTGATCTCAAGCCAGAGCTGGTGTCCGTGTTGCTAGAAGAATTTGAACGGGAAAATTGGTCAACAGGAGGGGAGTTGCACAGTGACAAGTATGGTGGTGGTTATGGACACCAGTGA
- a CDS encoding SDR family NAD(P)-dependent oxidoreductase → MSTGFIVDAFLGERYRTPTFLFLVGNFRRWDVDDYYQDKIAVVTGGAAGLGRELCLELGLRGATVVAVDVDQEGAEAVCQTIRTGGGNALAAYLDVTIFENAQRIVKDVVGKYGRIDLIFNNAGTALHGETRDLGVEHWRTVLDVNLMGVIYGAISAYGQMVKQGAGQIVNIGSLAGLIPVPKEIPYCTSKWAVVGFTSSLRLEGAGLGVKVNLVCPGIMRTAIHQTVDYVNVDQERLVRPQTKHFVQPTQAARLILDQVAQNRPLIIFPFYARLIWWLYRFNPAIFNLLFRKMLRDFRKLRLP, encoded by the coding sequence TTGTCGACCGGTTTTATTGTTGACGCTTTTCTCGGCGAGAGATATAGAACACCCACCTTTTTATTTCTGGTTGGCAATTTTCGAAGGTGGGATGTGGACGACTATTATCAAGATAAGATTGCCGTGGTGACCGGCGGGGCTGCCGGCCTGGGGCGGGAGCTATGCCTGGAGCTTGGCTTGCGCGGGGCGACAGTGGTGGCAGTCGATGTGGACCAGGAGGGGGCAGAGGCTGTATGCCAGACTATCCGGACCGGCGGTGGGAATGCTTTGGCCGCTTACCTGGATGTGACTATTTTCGAGAACGCTCAGCGCATTGTCAAGGATGTGGTTGGGAAGTATGGTCGGATCGACCTGATTTTTAACAACGCCGGCACCGCTCTCCATGGCGAGACCCGCGATCTCGGGGTCGAGCACTGGCGCACCGTGCTGGATGTCAATCTGATGGGGGTGATCTACGGGGCGATCTCGGCTTACGGGCAGATGGTCAAGCAGGGAGCCGGCCAGATTGTCAACATCGGTTCTCTAGCCGGGCTGATCCCGGTGCCCAAGGAAATTCCCTACTGCACCAGTAAATGGGCGGTGGTCGGCTTTACCAGCTCTTTGCGTCTGGAGGGGGCAGGCTTAGGGGTTAAAGTCAACTTGGTCTGTCCGGGGATTATGCGCACCGCTATCCACCAGACTGTCGATTACGTTAATGTCGATCAAGAGCGGCTGGTTCGACCGCAGACCAAGCATTTCGTGCAGCCGACCCAGGCGGCCCGGCTGATCTTGGATCAGGTGGCGCAAAACCGGCCGTTAATCATTTTTCCTTTCTACGCTCGATTGATCTGGTGGCTCTACCGCTTCAATCCGGCTATCTTCAACTTGCTGTTTCGCAAGATGCTCAGGGATTTCAGGAAGCTGCGTCTCCCCTGA
- a CDS encoding sigma-70 family RNA polymerase sigma factor, with protein MKDSNDSDYNNDEDSGSGLQEEIHPLVALPDDPNLPALAHPGLHRYLQEISQYELLTREEAEALSIKFHEEGDQDAAYRLVTSNLRLVVKVAMDFQKYWMTNFLDLIQEGNVGLVQAVKKFDPYRGVKFSYYAAYWIRAYILKFIMDNWRLVKIGTTQAQRKLFFSLNKEKKLLESQGFQPEVKLLAQRLNVKESEVIEMTQRMDGGDLSLESPLRDDSDDQQKDFIQAGGPTVEEAVASVEIKARLADVLDKLKTRLNPKEMSILSERLLSDEPLTLQEIADQFGISRERVRQIEANLLVKMRKFFEEEVPDIKTFLDEAIDFWRL; from the coding sequence ATGAAAGACTCGAATGACAGCGATTATAATAACGATGAAGATAGCGGCTCAGGCCTGCAGGAGGAGATCCATCCCCTGGTGGCCCTGCCGGACGACCCAAACCTTCCGGCTCTGGCCCATCCGGGGTTGCATCGCTATTTGCAGGAGATTAGTCAATATGAGCTTCTGACTCGTGAAGAGGCTGAAGCCTTGTCCATCAAATTCCATGAGGAAGGCGATCAAGATGCGGCGTATCGTCTGGTGACCTCCAACTTACGGTTGGTGGTCAAGGTGGCTATGGATTTCCAGAAGTATTGGATGACGAATTTCCTTGACCTGATTCAGGAGGGCAATGTCGGTCTAGTGCAGGCGGTCAAGAAGTTTGACCCCTACCGGGGAGTGAAGTTTTCCTATTATGCGGCCTACTGGATTCGAGCCTATATCCTTAAATTTATTATGGATAACTGGCGGCTGGTTAAGATTGGGACTACCCAGGCTCAGCGCAAACTCTTTTTTAGTCTGAACAAGGAAAAGAAGCTGCTCGAATCCCAAGGGTTTCAGCCGGAAGTCAAGCTGTTGGCCCAGCGGCTGAATGTCAAGGAGAGCGAAGTCATTGAGATGACTCAGCGCATGGATGGCGGCGATCTCTCCCTGGAAAGCCCTCTGCGTGACGACTCTGACGATCAGCAGAAAGACTTTATTCAGGCGGGTGGTCCTACCGTTGAGGAGGCGGTGGCCAGTGTCGAGATCAAAGCCCGGTTGGCCGATGTCCTGGATAAGCTCAAGACCAGGTTGAATCCCAAGGAGATGAGCATCCTGTCTGAGCGGCTCTTAAGCGATGAACCCTTAACTTTGCAGGAAATTGCTGATCAGTTCGGGATCTCGCGGGAGCGGGTCCGCCAGATTGAAGCGAATCTGCTTGTTAAGATGCGAAAATTTTTCGAGGAGGAAGTTCCTGATATTAAGACCTTCCTTGACGAGGCTATTGACTTTTGGCGATTGTGA
- a CDS encoding VPLPA-CTERM sorting domain-containing protein — MIMKKNLATALATGLFLLGVAGMAHSTPVTVNGLTFSEVGTGVTITGGSGTGTQSDPITLQETITGLDVTMSIAGLNSWGNGNLTGSNHDSGFWLLKEVTNNTGADWNFYDHELQEILGTPSPDGDGLSFAQGANSLRPWWSDVFMSYNEVITTRDYINFFDGIVPDTATVSFLYAITDNSPVATFYLRQRPNYEGDPVPEPATMLLLGTGLAGLVGARRRKKA, encoded by the coding sequence ATGATTATGAAAAAAAATTTAGCAACTGCGTTAGCAACTGGTTTATTCTTGCTCGGTGTGGCGGGGATGGCCCATTCCACCCCAGTTACCGTAAACGGCTTGACATTCTCTGAGGTGGGCACAGGTGTAACAATCACAGGTGGCAGTGGAACTGGAACACAATCAGATCCAATCACCCTTCAAGAAACGATCACTGGTCTAGATGTAACAATGTCGATAGCTGGACTGAACAGCTGGGGAAACGGAAACCTCACCGGAAGCAACCACGATTCAGGTTTTTGGCTTCTAAAAGAAGTCACTAACAACACCGGTGCGGATTGGAATTTTTATGACCACGAGCTCCAAGAAATTCTCGGCACTCCCAGCCCCGACGGCGACGGCCTCTCCTTCGCCCAAGGCGCGAATAGCCTCCGACCGTGGTGGTCTGATGTATTTATGTCCTATAATGAAGTTATTACTACCCGTGATTATATAAACTTTTTCGACGGCATCGTGCCAGATACCGCAACAGTATCTTTTCTTTATGCTATTACCGACAATAGTCCAGTTGCAACTTTCTACTTGCGGCAAAGGCCAAACTACGAAGGTGACCCTGTTCCCGAACCTGCCACTATGCTCCTCCTAGGAACCGGCTTGGCAGGCTTGGTTGGTGCCCGAAGAAGAAAAAAGGCATAA
- a CDS encoding metallophosphoesterase, giving the protein MKIALFSDTHALHGNITIPNADILIFAGDMTHCRTARDVSDFNNFLGGLPHKHKIVVGGNHDHRLARDPQKAKLLFTEAVYLLDEFVVISGITIYGAPWQPLFNDRACDAFALPRGRALKEKWDMIPPGVDILVTHTPPAGILDKDGPVSHGCSDLTAAVAALKPKYHVFGHIHSRHGMIKYGPTCYINCNVQGEDGALRSALLLDYDSGNLCRL; this is encoded by the coding sequence ATGAAAATAGCACTATTTAGTGATACCCATGCGTTACATGGTAATATCACCATTCCAAACGCAGATATTTTAATTTTCGCCGGTGACATGACACATTGCAGAACCGCGCGGGATGTTTCAGACTTTAATAATTTTCTGGGGGGCCTGCCCCATAAACATAAAATCGTGGTTGGTGGCAATCATGATCATAGACTTGCACGTGACCCCCAAAAAGCCAAATTGCTTTTCACGGAAGCGGTATATCTCCTGGATGAATTTGTTGTTATTTCCGGAATCACCATCTATGGAGCACCCTGGCAACCGCTATTCAACGACCGTGCTTGCGATGCGTTTGCGTTACCGCGAGGAAGAGCCCTTAAAGAAAAATGGGATATGATCCCGCCTGGTGTCGATATTTTAGTAACTCACACTCCTCCGGCAGGCATTCTCGATAAAGACGGTCCTGTCTCACATGGTTGTTCGGACCTCACGGCCGCTGTGGCCGCACTCAAACCCAAGTATCATGTTTTTGGTCATATTCACAGCCGCCATGGAATGATCAAATACGGCCCCACATGTTATATTAATTGCAATGTGCAAGGAGAAGACGGTGCCTTGAGATCTGCACTTTTGCTCGACTATGACTCAGGAAATTTATGCCGATTGTAA
- a CDS encoding DUF3365 domain-containing protein, producing the protein MDFKQWSLRGKIVLVGVLLPTLLIVMLLRLYAAESNEKTLTAFADKARAICLTAESTRQEMETKWELGLFSAAQLREYAEKGEQDKVLAAVPVVSAWNAAMRKAEDGGYIFKVPKFKPRNPKNEPDQLEAKALTLMADQNLDEYYEVDPSMNAVRYFRAVRLSETCMLCHGDPATSLKLWGTNNGTDPTGGPMENWKVGEVHGAFEVIQSLDAADRQLNSSLNKATKMVVTGLLIMAVLFATLIIRLVSNAVIKPISLVIKDLSQGADNLMAAANQVSSSSHELADGANRQASSLEETSSALVEVSSMSRQNADNVNQTNLMAENARKSAEVAQSSMQKMSEAISGIKNSANQTAIIMKTIDEIAFQTNLLALNAAVEAARAGEAGAGFAVVAEEVRSLALRSAEAAKQTAHLIEESQQNADNGVTASDEVRNILAQIVDGVNKVSQLSREITVASDEQAQGVEQINAAVSDVDQVTQANAAISETAASASEELSGQAKEINGLVHVLADIVGVKRKGGGRQTATGDTIKTKQPQLPARKPALPSSTAGKAGITHKPLPPPKDKPAAAPKPKTTKAKAEEIIPFDDQEFEDF; encoded by the coding sequence ATGGATTTCAAACAGTGGTCACTACGCGGGAAAATCGTCCTGGTCGGGGTCTTACTGCCCACACTGCTCATTGTCATGTTACTACGGCTCTATGCCGCAGAATCAAATGAAAAGACCTTGACCGCCTTTGCGGATAAAGCACGGGCCATCTGCCTCACTGCCGAGTCGACCCGGCAAGAAATGGAGACCAAGTGGGAACTGGGCCTATTCAGTGCCGCCCAGTTGCGAGAATATGCCGAAAAAGGAGAACAAGATAAAGTACTGGCGGCAGTGCCGGTGGTTTCTGCCTGGAATGCCGCCATGCGCAAGGCGGAGGATGGCGGATACATCTTCAAAGTGCCAAAATTCAAACCCAGAAATCCCAAAAACGAACCGGACCAGCTGGAAGCCAAGGCCCTAACGCTGATGGCGGATCAGAATCTGGACGAATACTACGAGGTTGACCCCTCAATGAATGCCGTCCGCTACTTCCGGGCGGTGCGCCTGAGCGAGACCTGCATGCTCTGCCACGGCGACCCGGCTACCTCCCTGAAACTCTGGGGCACCAACAACGGCACCGACCCCACCGGTGGCCCCATGGAGAACTGGAAGGTTGGAGAAGTACACGGCGCATTCGAGGTCATCCAGTCACTGGACGCAGCGGACCGGCAACTGAACTCCTCATTGAACAAAGCCACCAAAATGGTCGTTACCGGCCTGCTGATCATGGCGGTATTGTTTGCCACCCTGATCATCCGCTTAGTCTCCAATGCGGTAATCAAACCAATCAGCTTGGTAATCAAAGACCTCTCTCAAGGGGCAGACAACCTGATGGCTGCGGCCAACCAAGTCTCTTCCTCCAGCCATGAACTGGCGGACGGAGCAAACCGTCAAGCTTCAAGCCTGGAAGAGACGTCATCGGCCTTGGTGGAGGTCTCCTCCATGAGCAGACAGAACGCTGACAATGTCAACCAGACCAACCTGATGGCTGAAAATGCCCGCAAATCGGCAGAAGTGGCCCAGTCCAGCATGCAGAAAATGAGCGAGGCCATTAGCGGCATCAAGAATTCGGCCAATCAGACAGCCATAATCATGAAGACCATCGATGAAATCGCATTTCAGACCAACCTCTTGGCCCTCAATGCCGCGGTTGAAGCGGCGCGCGCCGGCGAGGCCGGGGCCGGCTTTGCCGTGGTGGCCGAAGAGGTTCGCTCCCTGGCCCTGCGCAGCGCCGAGGCCGCCAAACAGACAGCCCACCTGATCGAAGAGTCCCAACAAAATGCCGACAACGGGGTAACCGCTTCCGACGAGGTCAGGAATATCCTCGCCCAGATTGTCGACGGGGTCAACAAGGTGAGCCAGCTCTCCAGGGAAATCACCGTGGCCAGCGACGAACAGGCCCAGGGCGTTGAACAGATCAATGCGGCTGTTTCCGATGTGGACCAAGTAACCCAGGCCAATGCCGCCATCTCCGAAACGGCCGCTTCAGCCAGCGAAGAACTCTCCGGCCAAGCCAAGGAGATAAACGGACTGGTGCACGTCCTGGCTGACATTGTCGGGGTAAAACGTAAAGGAGGAGGGAGACAAACTGCCACTGGCGATACGATCAAAACCAAACAGCCGCAACTGCCTGCCCGCAAGCCAGCGCTCCCCTCCTCCACGGCGGGCAAGGCAGGAATCACCCATAAACCATTACCGCCGCCCAAGGACAAGCCGGCAGCCGCGCCAAAGCCCAAGACCACCAAGGCAAAAGCAGAGGAGATCATCCCCTTTGACGATCAGGAATTTGAAGACTTCTGA